The following proteins come from a genomic window of Gimesia chilikensis:
- a CDS encoding VOC family protein has translation MQLDPFHLAFQVRDIAEARAFYGDLLGCSEGRSAETWVDFNFFGHQVVCHLNPDIGPDGSIAAHVNPVDGHGVPVPHFGVVLTMDRWQSLADRLRERQIEFIIEPYIRFQGQPGEQATMFFLDPSGNALEFKAFKDIESQLFAN, from the coding sequence ATGCAGCTCGATCCCTTTCATCTCGCGTTTCAGGTGCGTGACATTGCCGAAGCCCGCGCCTTTTATGGTGACCTGCTCGGCTGCAGTGAAGGACGCAGCGCCGAGACCTGGGTCGACTTCAATTTCTTTGGCCACCAGGTCGTCTGCCACCTGAATCCGGACATCGGCCCCGACGGCAGCATCGCGGCGCACGTGAATCCCGTCGACGGTCACGGCGTCCCTGTCCCCCACTTCGGTGTCGTTCTCACCATGGATCGCTGGCAGTCCCTGGCTGATCGTCTGCGCGAACGACAGATCGAGTTCATTATCGAACCCTACATCCGCTTCCAGGGGCAGCCGGGCGAACAGGCTACCATGTTCTTCCTCGACCCCAGCGGCAACGCACTGGAATTCAAAGCCTTCAAAGATATCGAATCCCAGCTGTTTGCCAACTGA
- a CDS encoding aldo/keto reductase: MMKFRKLGNTDITVSEISLGCSGFWGNARFPERQAADIIHTAFDAGVNFFDTGHNYCHFHAEPRLGRILKPLFAQHDRSQFVLSTKAGTIVPSAPLVFRNRPCKDFSPDYIEATCAKSIQNLNCDYLDIFQLHGITQDQITPALIDRLSNMKERGMFRCLGVNSHSAADLLYIADHPDLFDMVLLDFNVLQLDREPVIRKLAEAGIGVVAGTVLAQGHLVAGKIGSFKSTADLWYLARALLKSTGRQFSRNAQPMREALATVENLTPAQAAFAYVLANQDISSCVFGTTKIKNLSEILAASDQSLSAEVRAAIRNTFEQIPEKISA, from the coding sequence ATGATGAAATTCAGGAAGCTTGGAAATACGGATATCACGGTTTCGGAAATCTCCCTCGGATGTTCCGGATTCTGGGGCAATGCCCGCTTTCCAGAGCGACAGGCTGCGGACATCATTCACACCGCGTTTGATGCAGGGGTCAACTTCTTCGATACGGGGCACAACTACTGTCACTTCCACGCCGAACCCCGACTGGGACGCATTCTGAAACCGCTGTTCGCGCAGCACGACCGCTCTCAGTTCGTACTCTCCACCAAGGCCGGCACCATCGTCCCGTCCGCCCCTTTGGTATTCCGCAATCGTCCCTGCAAAGATTTCTCACCCGATTACATCGAAGCCACCTGCGCGAAATCGATTCAGAACCTGAACTGTGATTACCTCGATATCTTCCAGCTGCACGGCATCACTCAGGACCAGATTACCCCCGCGCTGATCGATCGTCTGAGCAATATGAAAGAACGGGGCATGTTCCGCTGCCTGGGCGTCAACAGTCATTCCGCGGCCGACCTGCTCTATATCGCCGATCATCCCGATCTGTTCGACATGGTCCTGCTCGACTTCAACGTCCTGCAGCTCGACCGGGAACCCGTCATCCGCAAACTGGCCGAAGCAGGCATCGGGGTTGTCGCGGGAACCGTGCTTGCCCAGGGGCACCTCGTGGCAGGCAAGATCGGCTCCTTCAAAAGCACCGCCGACCTCTGGTACCTGGCCCGGGCACTGCTCAAATCGACGGGCCGTCAGTTCTCTCGCAACGCCCAACCAATGCGGGAAGCCCTCGCCACAGTAGAAAACCTGACCCCGGCCCAGGCCGCATTTGCCTACGTGCTCGCCAATCAGGATATCTCAAGCTGTGTATTTGGCACGACGAAAATCAAAAACCTGAGCGAGATCCTCGCAGCCTCTGATCAGAGTCTCTCGGCAGAGGTCAGAGCCGCAATTCGCAACACGTTCGAACAGATCCCCGAGAAGATCAGCGCCTGA
- a CDS encoding DUF1559 domain-containing protein: MKSKRARGITLIELLVVLAVIGLLIALLVPAVQSARESARKLNCSNHLKQIGIALQNYESMHSIYPFGVGVVLGAPDTNPITSVDSRRYSAHSQLLPFLDHTNVYNRINFNVQPFYPDTTGEPRKVTGIGPNEEVAQTTIPVFLCPSDIDRLTHPWGNTNYRSCNGSNWDGKRGNGMFGQSSAVRVSHITDGLSNTAAYSERILGDDDDSSTDMESDLFGLAAPWTEDSFRTWCVNLNESVASTLSNTDSNGGMTWLEGNMNFTRYNHFLTPGTTACKADLTWNGNSMPANSRHGSVVNVVMADGSVRAVSYNVDASLWKAMGSTSGNEVMGNN, translated from the coding sequence ATGAAATCGAAGCGTGCCAGAGGAATTACCCTCATCGAACTGCTGGTGGTACTGGCCGTCATCGGGTTATTGATTGCACTGCTGGTGCCCGCGGTCCAGTCTGCGCGAGAATCCGCCCGCAAGCTGAACTGCAGCAATCATCTGAAGCAGATTGGTATCGCGTTACAGAATTATGAGTCCATGCATTCCATCTATCCCTTCGGAGTGGGGGTCGTGCTGGGGGCGCCGGATACGAATCCTATCACCTCTGTCGATTCAAGACGCTATTCCGCCCATTCCCAGTTACTTCCATTTCTGGATCATACCAACGTTTACAACAGGATCAATTTTAACGTGCAACCATTCTACCCGGACACTACCGGCGAGCCCCGCAAGGTCACTGGAATCGGTCCGAATGAAGAGGTCGCACAAACCACCATTCCCGTATTTCTCTGTCCATCCGACATCGATCGACTCACTCATCCCTGGGGAAATACCAACTATCGCTCCTGTAATGGCAGTAACTGGGACGGCAAACGCGGTAACGGAATGTTCGGCCAGTCCAGTGCAGTCCGTGTCAGTCATATAACGGATGGACTGTCCAATACAGCTGCCTACAGCGAACGGATTCTGGGGGACGACGATGACAGCTCCACGGATATGGAGTCTGATCTGTTCGGGTTAGCCGCACCCTGGACGGAAGACTCATTTCGAACCTGGTGTGTCAACTTGAACGAATCGGTGGCATCCACCCTGTCCAACACCGATTCGAACGGCGGGATGACCTGGTTGGAAGGCAATATGAATTTTACACGTTACAACCACTTCCTGACCCCAGGCACCACCGCCTGCAAAGCGGATCTCACCTGGAATGGTAATAGTATGCCGGCCAACAGTCGGCACGGTTCCGTAGTGAATGTCGTGATGGCAGACGGCTCAGTCCGCGCGGTCAGTTATAATGTCGACGCCTCACTCTGGAAAGCAATGGGATCCACCTCTGGAAACGAAGTAATGGGCAATAATTGA
- a CDS encoding polysaccharide lyase 6 family protein — MLTQFCVPPSQFIRATLVTLCLLTSPALVQAADFRVATPAELDSARKSARPGDVITLGGKDWHDVRLKLKLKGTPEQPITVRSVVAFTGASSFNLNGEHVILNGLTFRDGSLETGHVLLIRGAHNRVTRCTIEAYNPDEIDTRYQWLSLNGHHHRVDHCRFAGQNHSGTTLVVWLDEEGEVGRHRIERNHFLNRARGNGNGFETLRIGTSETSLKSAQCVVSENLFENCDGEIELISNKSCDNVYERNTIVGCAGALTLRHGNNCIVRDNLILGNGDRHSGGIRVIGEGHQIIGNHIAGVGDRIDGAIALSAGVENPQLNQHAQVRNVLIENNTLIDNAGNDIVRGHGLGSRSRTLLPENITIKNTRHSGKPTMKQLKPTDVGSADQRQ; from the coding sequence ATGCTGACACAATTCTGTGTACCACCGTCGCAATTCATCAGAGCCACCCTCGTGACACTCTGCCTCCTGACCAGTCCCGCTCTGGTTCAAGCCGCAGACTTCCGCGTCGCCACTCCCGCTGAGCTGGACTCCGCCAGAAAATCCGCCCGCCCGGGAGACGTCATCACCCTTGGCGGCAAAGACTGGCACGATGTCCGTCTGAAACTCAAACTCAAGGGGACGCCGGAGCAGCCGATCACCGTGCGTTCCGTAGTCGCGTTCACGGGAGCCTCCTCGTTCAATCTCAATGGCGAACACGTCATCCTTAACGGTTTGACCTTCCGCGACGGGAGTCTGGAGACCGGGCATGTTCTGCTGATCCGCGGGGCACACAATCGGGTCACCCGCTGCACCATCGAAGCCTATAACCCGGACGAGATCGACACCCGCTATCAGTGGCTCAGCCTCAACGGGCATCATCACCGCGTCGATCACTGTCGATTCGCCGGCCAGAACCATTCGGGTACTACGCTGGTCGTCTGGCTGGACGAAGAGGGCGAAGTCGGCCGGCACCGCATCGAACGCAATCACTTCCTCAACCGCGCACGCGGGAACGGCAACGGATTCGAAACCCTCCGTATCGGCACCAGTGAAACCTCACTGAAATCGGCCCAGTGCGTCGTCTCCGAAAACCTGTTCGAAAACTGCGATGGTGAAATCGAACTCATTTCCAATAAGTCATGCGATAATGTTTACGAACGCAATACCATCGTCGGCTGTGCCGGTGCACTCACCCTCCGACATGGTAACAACTGCATCGTCCGCGATAACCTCATCCTGGGTAACGGCGACCGCCATTCCGGCGGCATCCGCGTCATCGGTGAAGGGCACCAGATTATCGGGAATCACATCGCAGGCGTCGGCGACCGCATCGACGGTGCGATCGCTTTGAGTGCCGGCGTTGAGAATCCGCAACTGAACCAGCACGCCCAGGTCCGCAATGTACTCATCGAAAACAACACACTGATCGACAACGCCGGGAATGACATCGTCCGCGGTCACGGTCTGGGCAGTCGCTCCCGTACGCTGCTCCCGGAAAATATCACCATCAAAAACACCCGCCACTCCGGCAAACCCACCATGAAACAACTCAAACCCACAGATGTCGGCTCGGCTGACCAGAGACAATAA
- a CDS encoding tyrosine-type recombinase/integrase — MKQKRTKRRQTHGSAWHWKQTDCWYYTQPGTKKRIALFDEKGERLRGKKQKREAEIALAREKLTWSDETTIHANHGPWLVARVCSEYLQYCERSLEKNTMSKGHCINSVAWLNDLCGYCGALPVSDLKKGHVQEWIDSHETWKSPATRRSVISIVNAAFNRAEEMFGVVNPIKGLKKPKENPRLASLSPEEEQALYDICEPCFSNFLFAAIHTGLRPFSELARLTADDIEEHDRGMMWRVYASKTDKTRKIPVRPEIAKLTRQLMKTAPQGSGKPIFRNTRGNPWKRMNGVLRFIGLKKKLKWNDDPVKGKYSCYTCRHTFVHRMLSGYWTDGRGASIETVAELIGDTPTTTFRHYGREWAQNYQDPLWNAIGESSTGPKDSQSKTKRKQTKATKKTSRSGSTNSRRKVASTKTK, encoded by the coding sequence ATGAAACAAAAACGCACAAAACGACGTCAAACACATGGTTCCGCCTGGCATTGGAAGCAGACGGACTGCTGGTACTATACCCAGCCAGGTACCAAAAAACGGATTGCGCTGTTCGACGAAAAAGGCGAGCGACTTCGCGGTAAAAAACAGAAACGCGAAGCCGAAATCGCACTGGCCAGAGAAAAACTAACCTGGTCTGATGAAACAACTATTCATGCAAATCATGGTCCCTGGTTGGTAGCACGGGTTTGTTCTGAATATCTGCAGTACTGTGAACGCAGTCTGGAAAAAAACACAATGAGCAAAGGGCATTGTATTAACTCAGTTGCCTGGCTGAATGACCTTTGTGGCTACTGTGGAGCGCTTCCAGTTTCTGATCTCAAAAAAGGACATGTGCAGGAATGGATTGATAGTCACGAGACTTGGAAGAGCCCGGCCACACGTCGGAGTGTTATCTCGATTGTGAATGCCGCGTTTAACCGCGCTGAAGAGATGTTCGGAGTAGTCAATCCGATTAAAGGGCTCAAGAAGCCGAAAGAAAATCCACGCTTGGCTTCTCTCTCCCCCGAAGAAGAGCAGGCACTATACGATATTTGTGAGCCCTGCTTCAGCAATTTCCTCTTTGCTGCGATTCATACTGGACTTCGTCCTTTTAGTGAACTGGCCCGTTTGACGGCCGATGATATTGAGGAACACGATCGCGGCATGATGTGGAGGGTGTACGCCAGTAAGACTGATAAGACGCGGAAAATCCCTGTCCGACCGGAGATAGCAAAGCTCACTCGTCAGTTGATGAAAACTGCCCCTCAGGGATCAGGGAAACCCATCTTCAGAAATACAAGAGGAAATCCCTGGAAACGCATGAATGGTGTGCTGAGGTTTATCGGATTAAAGAAAAAACTGAAATGGAATGATGATCCAGTCAAAGGCAAGTACTCCTGCTATACGTGCCGTCACACGTTCGTACATCGAATGTTGTCCGGGTATTGGACGGATGGAAGAGGTGCCTCAATCGAAACAGTGGCTGAACTCATCGGTGACACACCCACGACCACCTTTCGGCATTATGGTCGAGAATGGGCTCAGAACTACCAGGACCCCTTATGGAATGCCATTGGTGAAAGTTCTACTGGACCCAAAGACAGTCAGTCTAAAACAAAACGAAAGCAGACCAAAGCTACTAAGAAAACGAGCAGGTCAGGTAGTACAAACTCGAGACGTAAAGTTGCTTCAACGAAGACAAAATAA
- a CDS encoding glycerophosphodiester phosphodiesterase family protein, whose amino-acid sequence MSLSPFIRQIAGSLGAAWRPLVATDLLYKLLAFVILTPLLAGLFHFLLAIAGQSVLTDVDIALFFAGPFGWLCAIFLGAVWLSIVALEQASLLAILAARHRGQRLGMLDSLRFAAGHAADVLKVTAKMIGWTLLSLVPFLLIAGAVYFGLLGKYDINFYLKERPTEFNVAVGIGVVLVLILAVILFRLYSGWFLALPLILFEQTPAAQGLQASQQLVSGQRRPILIWLVTWVICVLILNLVLVALVGLAGRFLIPTTVGSLLILATRVGLMLFILSASSLILNLFATIAFAGLLFHGYLRMHSAASAAIKASPLEVQQRGKPLLTPSRLAAVGVAGFLLAALIGYVSLERSLNLETETQVMAHRGASKAAPENTMAAFQAAIDEGADWIELDVQESADGKVVVIHDSDFMKLSRNPLKVWDAKQDDLAGIDIGSWLDPKFNAERVPLLSDVLHLCKDRVGVIIELKYYGHDEQLEQRVVDIVEAAGMAKQVMIMSLKPKRVAKTKALRPDWKCGVLLSVYAGNLKEIKADFLAVNANFASRNFVKRAHKAGKEVFVWTVDDPAMMSQMMNRGVDGLLTNVPAVAKQVIQERESLNPAERLLVEIALLFKQPQAELVQ is encoded by the coding sequence ATGTCTCTCTCACCTTTCATCCGTCAGATCGCAGGCAGCCTGGGTGCCGCCTGGCGTCCACTGGTTGCGACCGATCTGCTCTATAAACTGCTGGCGTTTGTGATTTTGACGCCGTTACTGGCGGGTTTGTTTCATTTCCTGCTGGCGATCGCAGGTCAAAGTGTATTGACTGACGTGGATATCGCCCTGTTCTTTGCCGGCCCGTTTGGCTGGCTGTGTGCGATTTTTCTGGGGGCAGTCTGGTTGAGTATCGTCGCACTGGAACAGGCGTCGCTGCTGGCCATCCTGGCGGCCCGACATCGGGGGCAGCGACTAGGAATGCTTGATTCCCTGCGGTTTGCAGCAGGACACGCGGCCGACGTACTGAAAGTAACCGCGAAAATGATCGGCTGGACGTTGCTCAGCCTGGTGCCATTCCTGCTGATTGCCGGGGCTGTCTACTTCGGTCTGCTGGGTAAATACGACATCAATTTTTATCTCAAAGAACGTCCGACTGAATTCAACGTCGCCGTCGGCATTGGTGTCGTGCTGGTGCTGATTCTGGCCGTGATCCTGTTTCGACTTTATTCCGGCTGGTTCCTGGCGCTGCCCCTGATTCTGTTTGAACAGACGCCTGCCGCACAGGGTTTGCAGGCCAGTCAGCAGCTGGTATCCGGTCAACGTCGCCCGATCCTGATCTGGCTGGTGACCTGGGTGATCTGTGTGTTGATTCTGAACCTGGTGCTGGTTGCGCTCGTAGGTCTCGCGGGGCGGTTCCTGATTCCCACTACGGTCGGCTCCCTGCTGATTCTGGCCACGCGGGTGGGGCTGATGCTGTTCATCCTGTCGGCGAGCAGCCTGATTCTGAACCTGTTTGCGACGATTGCCTTCGCGGGTCTGTTATTTCATGGTTATCTGCGGATGCATTCCGCCGCCAGTGCCGCGATTAAGGCCAGCCCGCTGGAGGTACAGCAGCGCGGAAAACCGCTTTTGACTCCGTCCCGTCTGGCCGCGGTGGGGGTCGCAGGTTTTCTGCTGGCGGCGCTGATCGGATATGTGTCTCTGGAGCGTTCGCTGAATCTCGAAACCGAAACACAGGTGATGGCACATCGAGGTGCTTCCAAAGCGGCTCCCGAAAATACCATGGCCGCATTTCAGGCTGCGATTGACGAGGGTGCCGACTGGATTGAGCTGGACGTACAGGAATCGGCGGATGGCAAAGTGGTCGTAATTCACGACAGCGATTTCATGAAACTGTCACGTAATCCGCTTAAGGTCTGGGATGCGAAGCAGGATGACCTGGCGGGCATCGACATCGGCAGCTGGCTGGATCCGAAATTCAACGCAGAACGGGTGCCTCTGTTATCCGACGTGCTGCACTTATGCAAAGACAGGGTGGGCGTAATTATTGAGCTGAAATACTACGGCCACGATGAGCAGCTGGAGCAGCGGGTGGTGGACATTGTCGAAGCAGCGGGTATGGCCAAGCAGGTGATGATCATGTCACTCAAACCCAAGCGGGTGGCGAAGACCAAAGCCTTGCGACCAGACTGGAAATGTGGCGTCTTACTCTCTGTCTATGCAGGCAATCTGAAAGAGATTAAAGCAGACTTTCTGGCCGTGAACGCGAACTTCGCCTCGCGAAATTTTGTGAAGCGGGCCCATAAAGCGGGGAAAGAGGTCTTTGTGTGGACGGTCGATGACCCGGCCATGATGTCTCAAATGATGAACCGGGGCGTGGATGGATTGCTGACCAATGTCCCCGCGGTGGCGAAGCAGGTGATCCAGGAACGCGAGTCGCTCAACCCTGCAGAACGGTTACTGGTGGAAATTGCACTGTTGTTTAAACAACCGCAGGCAGAGCTCGTGCAGTGA
- a CDS encoding sulfatase family protein produces the protein MIRVMICLTRWFHWLIPKGNNLQSPRRITLIGAIMQPAAVISGLDEKSSNRYLLHNITTLILTTLTLYIVFGSLNIAYSSEKKSVPNIVFILADDMGYGDVTALNADSRIPTPHLDQLARQSLTFTDAHAAGSYCVPSRYGLLTGRYMWRTRLGSGGNLANFAGTLIEPGRKTIANLMQEAGYRTGLVGKWHQGIDWKLHDESERAQIRVDPNYQNFKNIDFASPALKGPRDFGFAYSFGTAGSAEMNPAAFIENNRVTVIPTMTSAQAKAQHGEWYGRDDNIVAAGYTMDRLVPTLSHKACEFVESAVRTKPDQPFFLYYAMTTPHNPIVPHKEFMGKSKAGTYGDFVVELDYHVGKLLRKLDDLGIADNTLVIFTSDNGPVNRTKGYPQRWVRGDTMIYGHDSNGPCTGWKGGLEEGGHRVPFLVRWPTVIKPGETCSTTIVFNDVLPTLAEMLDVPLDSSTAEDGVSFYPALQGESRPVSFHKAIVHNHHNGTFAVRQGQFKLTIRGPQTVEQVLDDSIPVAYTLYDLDQDIEESTDIAKQHPQQVQQMHALLKQYIKAGRSNGTESP, from the coding sequence ATGATTCGGGTAATGATTTGCTTGACCCGCTGGTTCCATTGGCTGATACCAAAAGGTAATAACTTGCAATCCCCGAGAAGAATCACTTTGATTGGAGCCATTATGCAACCTGCAGCAGTAATTTCCGGGCTTGATGAAAAATCATCAAATAGATATTTACTACATAATATTACTACACTCATCCTTACAACACTGACATTATACATTGTGTTTGGTTCGCTTAATATAGCATATTCCTCTGAAAAGAAGAGTGTACCTAATATTGTATTTATACTTGCAGATGATATGGGCTATGGTGACGTCACCGCCCTCAACGCCGACAGCCGGATTCCGACACCCCATCTCGATCAACTCGCCCGTCAGAGCCTGACCTTCACCGATGCCCACGCCGCGGGCTCCTATTGTGTCCCCTCCCGCTACGGCCTGCTCACCGGCCGCTACATGTGGCGTACCCGCCTGGGTTCGGGGGGGAACCTCGCGAATTTCGCAGGTACCCTGATCGAACCGGGCCGCAAAACCATTGCGAACCTGATGCAGGAAGCTGGCTACCGGACCGGACTCGTCGGTAAATGGCACCAGGGCATCGACTGGAAGCTGCACGACGAAAGCGAACGGGCACAGATCCGCGTCGACCCCAACTATCAGAACTTTAAAAATATCGACTTCGCTTCTCCGGCGTTGAAAGGTCCGCGAGACTTTGGTTTCGCTTACTCCTTCGGCACCGCCGGTTCTGCAGAGATGAACCCCGCCGCTTTCATCGAGAACAACCGTGTGACCGTCATTCCCACCATGACTTCCGCCCAGGCCAAAGCACAACACGGCGAATGGTATGGTCGGGACGATAACATTGTCGCCGCCGGCTACACTATGGATCGACTCGTTCCCACGCTGTCGCACAAGGCCTGCGAGTTCGTCGAGTCCGCGGTCCGCACGAAACCCGACCAGCCCTTCTTCCTCTATTACGCGATGACCACACCCCATAACCCGATCGTTCCCCACAAGGAGTTCATGGGCAAAAGCAAAGCCGGCACCTATGGCGATTTCGTCGTCGAGCTCGATTACCACGTTGGCAAGCTGCTCCGGAAGCTGGACGACCTGGGCATCGCCGACAACACTCTCGTCATCTTCACCAGCGACAATGGGCCCGTGAACCGCACCAAAGGCTATCCCCAGCGCTGGGTTCGCGGCGATACCATGATCTACGGTCACGACAGCAACGGTCCCTGTACCGGCTGGAAAGGGGGCCTCGAAGAAGGGGGGCACCGCGTTCCATTTCTCGTGCGCTGGCCCACAGTCATCAAGCCAGGCGAAACCTGTTCGACTACGATCGTCTTCAACGACGTCCTGCCTACGCTGGCAGAAATGCTGGATGTCCCGCTCGACAGCAGCACCGCAGAAGATGGCGTGAGTTTCTACCCGGCCCTGCAAGGCGAATCGCGGCCCGTCTCCTTCCATAAGGCAATTGTCCACAATCATCACAACGGCACGTTCGCCGTCCGACAGGGACAATTCAAACTGACGATCCGCGGCCCCCAAACGGTCGAGCAAGTTCTGGATGACAGCATCCCCGTTGCGTATACCCTGTATGATCTGGACCAGGACATCGAAGAATCTACCGACATCGCAAAACAGCATCCGCAGCAGGTGCAACAGATGCACGCCCTGTTGAAACAATATATCAAGGCCGGCAGAAGTAACGGCACTGAAAGCCCCTGA
- a CDS encoding DUF1583 domain-containing protein: MQLLKCHACLLSVIAAAFFLLGVEPDSLSAADRERWDFSFRGGGYDLNRFELYGNLAGIKPTADGLHMKLAAGDKKDWGGIDIRCRLEGDFKITGKYTINELGKPEGGSGAGLSIGIKDKAREWATVQHVNQHHAGEVNVAHRGFRKPDGKGYDSKSKSEKANISQGVMQIERKGNLLTFAANTADGQEPVLIESFEYTESPVDYLHVGVKQGGSEAPVDLLLTEIMLEADQLTFDYQPKTNWTPWIWGAVIAVVILGVILIVIYKIRQA; the protein is encoded by the coding sequence ATGCAACTTCTGAAGTGTCATGCTTGCTTATTATCTGTAATCGCTGCCGCGTTTTTCCTGTTAGGGGTGGAACCAGATTCGCTTTCAGCTGCGGATCGGGAACGCTGGGATTTCAGCTTTCGGGGAGGGGGGTACGATCTCAATCGCTTTGAGCTGTATGGTAACCTGGCCGGAATTAAGCCCACTGCTGACGGATTACATATGAAGCTGGCCGCCGGCGATAAAAAGGACTGGGGGGGCATTGATATTCGGTGTCGTCTCGAAGGGGATTTCAAGATCACCGGAAAATACACAATCAACGAACTCGGAAAGCCTGAAGGCGGGTCGGGGGCGGGACTCTCCATTGGAATCAAAGACAAGGCTCGGGAATGGGCAACGGTACAGCACGTCAACCAGCATCACGCGGGCGAAGTGAATGTCGCGCATCGTGGTTTCCGTAAACCGGACGGTAAAGGCTACGACAGTAAATCAAAGTCAGAGAAGGCGAACATCAGTCAGGGAGTCATGCAAATTGAACGTAAAGGCAACCTCCTGACCTTTGCTGCCAACACTGCCGATGGTCAGGAACCGGTTTTGATCGAGTCCTTTGAATATACGGAGAGTCCCGTTGATTATCTGCACGTTGGCGTGAAGCAGGGGGGATCCGAGGCCCCCGTGGACTTGCTTCTGACCGAGATCATGCTGGAAGCAGATCAGCTTACGTTTGATTATCAACCAAAGACGAATTGGACTCCCTGGATTTGGGGAGCCGTGATCGCAGTAGTGATCCTCGGTGTCATTCTGATCGTGATTTATAAAATACGGCAAGCCTGA
- a CDS encoding DUF3472 domain-containing protein, which produces MMLWNRFPGFCLAFLFLGLFAGTVCAEEPKYAPMPWHLADLWWEMSEEVLFESYSIDVTISDEVPETKRLYISPIGLGHLSQTPFYGGLQTQSDGYTLQNRQLRKLGPGLLMSMWGERSPQAIRPGEGGFFQSSGHEGDFVSVRRPFKWSKGTYTYKIIRLDREVINGKPCTWVGAFLESRAKNETIFIGALRFPGENLKLSPRIASFVEVYGARIPVEEIPRVTVTFGNLQVNGKPATVKSVEALYPKGVPDYADAKLKDGRIEIEVGKPVQERRSRQIRFAFD; this is translated from the coding sequence ATGATGCTCTGGAACAGATTTCCCGGATTCTGTCTCGCTTTCCTGTTTCTTGGTCTGTTTGCAGGCACCGTCTGTGCAGAGGAGCCGAAGTATGCTCCGATGCCGTGGCATCTGGCGGACCTGTGGTGGGAGATGAGCGAAGAAGTTCTGTTTGAGAGTTACAGCATCGATGTGACCATCAGCGACGAAGTGCCGGAGACCAAGCGACTGTATATCTCCCCGATCGGGCTGGGACACCTGAGTCAGACGCCCTTTTACGGAGGCCTGCAGACACAGTCCGACGGCTACACTCTGCAGAACCGTCAACTACGGAAGCTTGGGCCCGGACTGCTGATGTCGATGTGGGGCGAGCGGAGCCCTCAGGCGATTCGACCGGGCGAGGGTGGGTTCTTCCAGAGCTCCGGCCACGAAGGCGATTTTGTCAGCGTGCGGCGTCCTTTTAAGTGGTCAAAAGGGACGTATACCTACAAGATCATTCGTCTGGACCGGGAGGTGATTAACGGCAAGCCCTGCACCTGGGTCGGTGCGTTCCTGGAATCACGGGCTAAGAATGAGACAATTTTCATCGGGGCCCTGCGGTTTCCGGGAGAGAACCTGAAACTATCCCCCAGGATCGCGAGTTTTGTGGAAGTGTATGGTGCACGGATTCCTGTGGAAGAGATTCCCCGGGTGACAGTCACGTTCGGCAACCTGCAGGTCAACGGTAAACCTGCGACGGTGAAATCGGTCGAGGCGTTATATCCCAAAGGCGTGCCGGATTACGCGGATGCGAAATTGAAAGATGGTCGGATTGAAATCGAAGTGGGCAAGCCAGTGCAAGAACGCCGCTCACGGCAGATCCGGTTCGCATTCGATTGA
- a CDS encoding TIGR03067 domain-containing protein, with protein sequence MQRSMSKLKTLVTVATLTALTAVVSADDKQAAAIQKDRNQIAGTWQIQVLEINGNRSAGEDVKHLTVVNGADGTWSLRSDGNEIARGTTSIDPSQSVKTIDIQPTSGQDQGKTYRGIYELGKTSRKLCFAPAGKDRPTDFTTNAENQHIFVKFKRLQATQEKEVP encoded by the coding sequence ATGCAGCGCTCAATGTCAAAACTGAAGACCCTCGTCACCGTCGCGACTCTCACAGCCCTCACCGCCGTGGTCTCAGCCGACGATAAGCAAGCAGCCGCGATTCAAAAGGACCGCAACCAGATCGCGGGCACCTGGCAGATCCAAGTGCTGGAAATCAACGGCAATCGTTCAGCGGGGGAAGATGTGAAACACCTCACCGTCGTCAACGGCGCCGACGGCACTTGGAGTCTGCGTTCCGATGGAAACGAGATTGCCCGGGGGACGACCAGCATCGATCCCAGCCAAAGCGTCAAAACCATCGATATCCAGCCAACCTCCGGACAGGACCAGGGAAAAACCTATCGGGGCATTTACGAACTCGGCAAAACAAGCCGCAAACTCTGCTTCGCCCCTGCCGGCAAAGACCGCCCCACAGATTTCACCACGAACGCGGAGAATCAACACATCTTCGTGAAATTCAAACGCCTCCAAGCGACTCAGGAAAAAGAAGTTCCCTGA